CCGGAAGTCTGTCTTTTCAAAAGGATGATGCTCGGATTCCAGGGATGTAAGCTTTAGAAGGTTATCGCTTAATTTGGATAATCTCCTGCTCTCTGTCTCAATTATATGAAGATAATGATTTCGTTCTTCGATTGTCAGCTTATTATATTGAAGAGCTTGGGCAAATCCTACGATGGAGGTTAGGGGCGACTGTATTTCGTGTGAGACGTTAGAGATGAATTCCTGCCGCATTTCTTCCATTTGCTTCAATTGCTTGGCCATGTGATTGAAGTGGTTAATGATATCGGTCATTTCGTTTTTCCTATCGATTTTAAAATCCAATTGTACATTATAATCGCCATTTGCTATTTTCCTTAAGGCATCAATGATCTCGAGGTAAATATTTGCCCGTTTATTGTGATGGATGGCATGCATAAGATATCCAATGAATATCATGATTGCGATGCTTGTCATGATTGTGGTCAGATACCGAACAAAATCGGGTAACCTTAATGGCAATAGCTCAATGATATAGTACCCGGCCGAAAAGCAAACTGAATTAAACGTAAGAAAAAACAATATGCCAAGCATTTTTTTGAAAAATCGATTGCTTCTCATCTCGTTATCTCCAAACGGTAGCCCAATCCCCAAATCGTTTTAATCCGGAAGGGGAATTCCGATTCCGGAAACCTTTCTCTTACTCTTTTAATATGAACATCGACAGTTCGTTCATCACCTTCATAATCATAGCCCCAAATGTCTTCAATAAGATCTTCCCTGGAAAAAGTTTTTCCAGGATAGCTTGCTAATTTAAACAACAATTCGAATTCTTTTAATGGAATCGTATATTCCTGTTCTTTGAATGACATTTCATGCGTGTTGCGATTCAGCTTTAATTCGCCAATATTTAATGTTTGTGAAATAGTGATTTTATACCGTTTAAGCAATGCCTTTATTCTAAG
This sequence is a window from Brevibacillus sp. JNUCC-41. Protein-coding genes within it:
- a CDS encoding sensor histidine kinase, translating into MRSNRFFKKMLGILFFLTFNSVCFSAGYYIIELLPLRLPDFVRYLTTIMTSIAIMIFIGYLMHAIHHNKRANIYLEIIDALRKIANGDYNVQLDFKIDRKNEMTDIINHFNHMAKQLKQMEEMRQEFISNVSHEIQSPLTSIVGFAQALQYNKLTIEERNHYLHIIETESRRLSKLSDNLLKLTSLESEHHPFEKTDFRLDQQIRTIILACEPTWLEKELELDISLEKIRIFADQDLMSHVWTNLIHNSIKFTRHRGKITIRLQQIDDLASITISDNGIGISEKDQFHIFERFYKADLARERTKSGSGLGLSIVKKIIEMHEGTISVKSELDKGTTFTILLPIS
- a CDS encoding response regulator transcription factor, which gives rise to MTKILIVDDDAHIRELINLLLRKEGFDLYEASDGLQALKLMEKVKIDLAVIDIMMPNMDGWQLCKELREFSDIPILMLTAKGETTQKVKGFGLGADDYLVKPFEPIELVLRIKALLKRYKITISQTLNIGELKLNRNTHEMSFKEQEYTIPLKEFELLFKLASYPGKTFSREDLIEDIWGYDYEGDERTVDVHIKRVRERFPESEFPFRIKTIWGLGYRLEITR